A genomic region of Streptomyces sp. NBC_00247 contains the following coding sequences:
- the sbnB gene encoding 2,3-diaminopropionate biosynthesis protein SbnB encodes MSTFHVIDGVVAEDVITSAPSEILDIVRDTYLQHSRGATVNPNSYFLRFPDNPGARIIALPAHLGGEAPVSGLKWIASYPENVRRNLPRASAVLLLNDAETGYPFACLEASRISAARTAASAALAVETLAPDDAPRTVLFVGAGIIGRTVSDFLAARGLNVRECLVHDHVDAYAEKFADHVSGTHGWQARAVTQIDAALATADLVVLATTAPAPWLADGQTLLPDQLILNLSLRDIHPTVMIKCHNVVDDVDHCLTAQTSPHLTETEYGTRDFIDGTLADVLRGKVTLDRDRPTVFSPFGLGVLDLAVGNHIYRTALESGRATEVPHFFTELTRW; translated from the coding sequence ATGTCGACTTTTCACGTGATCGACGGCGTCGTCGCCGAGGACGTCATCACCTCCGCGCCGTCCGAGATCCTGGACATCGTGCGAGACACGTACCTCCAGCACAGTCGCGGCGCGACCGTGAACCCCAACAGCTACTTCCTGCGCTTCCCCGACAACCCCGGCGCCCGCATCATCGCCCTCCCCGCCCACCTCGGTGGCGAGGCACCGGTCTCCGGCCTGAAGTGGATCGCCAGCTACCCGGAGAACGTGCGGCGGAACCTGCCCCGTGCCTCCGCCGTCCTGCTGCTCAACGACGCGGAGACCGGGTACCCGTTCGCCTGCCTGGAGGCCTCCCGCATCAGCGCCGCCCGTACGGCGGCCTCCGCGGCCCTCGCCGTGGAGACCCTGGCCCCCGACGACGCGCCGCGCACGGTGCTCTTCGTCGGCGCCGGAATCATCGGCCGCACGGTCTCCGACTTCCTCGCCGCCCGCGGGCTCAACGTCCGCGAGTGCCTCGTCCACGACCACGTGGACGCGTATGCCGAGAAGTTCGCCGACCACGTGTCGGGCACCCACGGCTGGCAGGCCAGAGCCGTCACCCAGATCGACGCCGCCCTGGCCACCGCGGACCTGGTGGTCCTCGCCACCACCGCGCCGGCGCCCTGGCTGGCGGACGGCCAGACCCTGCTTCCGGACCAGCTCATCCTGAACCTGTCCCTGCGCGACATCCACCCCACGGTCATGATCAAGTGCCACAACGTCGTCGACGACGTGGACCACTGTCTGACCGCACAGACCTCACCCCACCTCACCGAGACGGAGTACGGCACCCGCGACTTCATCGACGGCACGCTCGCCGACGTCCTGCGTGGCAAGGTCACCCTCGACCGTGACCGCCCCACCGTCTTCTCCCCGTTCGGCCTCGGCGTCCTGGACCTGGCGGTCGGCAACCACATCTACCGGACCGCCCTGGAGAGTGGACGGGCCACCGAAGTGCCGCACTTCTTCACCGAGTTGACCCGCTGGTGA